A stretch of the Pongo pygmaeus isolate AG05252 chromosome 16, NHGRI_mPonPyg2-v2.0_pri, whole genome shotgun sequence genome encodes the following:
- the NSMCE3 gene encoding non-structural maintenance of chromosomes element 3 homolog, translating into MLQKPRNRGRSSGQAERDRDWSHGGNSGASRAGEDAQVPRDGFAEEAPSTSRGPGGSQGSQGPSPQGARRAQAAPAVGPRTQKQLELKVSELVQFLLIKDQKKIPIKRADILKHVIGDYRDIFPDLLKRAAERLQYVFGYKLVELEPKSNTYILINTLEPVEEDAEMRGDQGTPTTGLLMIVLGLIFMKGNTIKETEVWDFLRRLGVYPTKKHLIFGDPKKLITEDFVRQRYLEYRRIPHTDPVDYEFQWGPRTNLETSKMKVLKFVAKVHNQDPKDWPAQYCEALADEENRARPQPSGPAPSS; encoded by the coding sequence ATGTTACAAAAACCGAGGAACCGGGGCCGCTCTAGCGGCCAGGCCGAGAGGGACAGAGACTGGAGCCATGGCGGAAACTCCGGGGCCTCGCGGGCCGGCGAAGACGCCCAGGTCCCCAGAGACGGCTTTGCGGAGGAGGCCCCGAGCACGTCCCGCGGGCCGGGCGGCTCGCAGGGGTCGCAGGGCCCCTCGCCTCAGGGCGCCCGCCGGGCCCAGGCCGCCCCCGCCGTGGGACCCAGGACCCAGAAGCAGCTGGAGCTGAAAGTGTCGGAGCTGGTGCAGTTCTTGCTGATTAAAGACCAGAAGAAGATTCCGATCAAGCGGGCCGACATACTGAAGCACGTCATCGGGGATTACAGGGACATCTTCCCCGACCTCCTCAAACGGGCCGCCGAGCGCCTCCAGTACGTCTTCGGGTATAAGCTGGTGGAACTTGAACCCAAGAGCAACACTTATATCCTCATCAACACCCTAGAGCCTGTGGAGGAGGATGCCGAGATGAGGGGTGACCAAGGCACGCCCACTACGGGCCTCCTGATGATCGTCTTAGGGCTCATCTTTATGAAGGGCAACACCATCAAGGAGACTGAAGTCTGGGACTTTCTGCGGCGCTTAGGGGTCTACCCCACCAAGAAGCATTTAATTTTCGGAGATCCAAAGAAACTCATTACTGAGGACTTTGTGCGACAGCGTTACCTGGAATACCGGCGGATACCCCACACCGACCCCGTGGACTACGAATTCCAGTGGGGCCCGCGAACCAACCTGGAAACCAGCAAGATGAAAGTTCTTAAGTTTGTGGCCAAGGTCCATAATCAAGACCCCAAGGACTGGCCAGCGCAGTACTGTGAGGCTTTGGCAGATGAGGAGAACAGGGCCAGACCTCAGCCTAGTGGTCCAGCCCCATCCTCTTGA